A region from the Paenibacillus humicola genome encodes:
- a CDS encoding DeoR/GlpR family DNA-binding transcription regulator — protein sequence MIVIQRRNKIKELLLQERSVKVADLVKEFQVSEETIRRDLNQLEKEGIIQKNYGGAILTEDLQHVISAILPVQQRKFQYYEEKDAIGREAASLVGEGQIVVLDSGSTTWCVARHLKEVSNLVVVTNGMNVAEECSQNEEASIFLLGGKLVKKSMSLVGPQAVDELNKYSAHYTFLGTSGITLGKGFTSSDLYEAEVKRAMVKAGSKIVVVADHSKFERQALVSFAGFKEVDIVITSDLADEGVLRAIRSFGVQVIVCPVRQTLKEKPDSKDGPER from the coding sequence ATGATCGTGATCCAGCGCCGGAATAAAATCAAAGAATTGCTTCTTCAGGAGCGCAGTGTCAAAGTCGCCGATCTTGTCAAAGAGTTCCAGGTATCCGAAGAAACGATCCGGCGGGATTTGAACCAATTGGAAAAGGAAGGCATCATTCAAAAAAATTACGGCGGCGCCATTTTGACCGAGGACCTTCAGCACGTCATCTCCGCCATTCTCCCCGTACAGCAGCGCAAGTTCCAGTATTACGAAGAGAAGGACGCGATCGGCCGGGAAGCGGCTTCGCTTGTCGGCGAAGGCCAAATCGTCGTGCTGGACTCGGGCTCGACCACCTGGTGCGTCGCCCGCCATTTGAAGGAAGTTTCGAACCTGGTCGTTGTGACCAACGGCATGAACGTCGCCGAAGAATGCAGCCAGAACGAAGAAGCGTCCATTTTCCTGCTCGGCGGCAAGCTGGTCAAGAAATCGATGTCGCTTGTAGGGCCGCAGGCGGTCGACGAGCTGAACAAATACAGCGCGCATTATACGTTTCTCGGCACGTCCGGCATTACGCTCGGCAAAGGCTTCACAAGCTCGGACCTGTACGAAGCGGAAGTGAAACGGGCGATGGTCAAAGCCGGCAGCAAAATCGTCGTGGTCGCCGACCACAGCAAATTCGAGCGGCAGGCGCTTGTTTCGTTCGCGGGCTTCAAGGAAGTCGACATCGTCATCACGAGCGATCTGGCCGACGAAGGCGTGCTGAGAGCAATCAGGTCGTTCGGCGTTCAGGTGATCGTTTGTCCGGTCAGGCAGACTTTGAAAGAAAAACCGGATTCGAAGGATGGGCCGGAGCGATAA
- a CDS encoding class I SAM-dependent methyltransferase, whose product MTSNIYDDENFFKGYSQLDRSVKGLDGAPEWETMRSMLPDLNGADLLDLGCGFGWFCRFARQSGAASVHGIDVSEKMLSRAKADTKDAGIAYFKTDLESVELRPNRYDAAYSSLVFHYIADLRGLLAKIYASLKPEGRLVCSVEHPIYTASAAPQWIRHPAGFRTWPVDGYQREEARTTNWLAEGFTKQHRTFGTYINLLVGTGFTIERVVDWAPSAGQLAEHPEWEEELDRPMFLLMSARRLSD is encoded by the coding sequence ATGACCTCGAATATATACGACGATGAGAACTTTTTCAAAGGATACAGTCAGCTGGACCGTTCCGTTAAAGGGCTGGACGGCGCTCCCGAATGGGAAACGATGCGTTCGATGCTGCCGGATTTGAACGGAGCGGACTTGCTCGATCTGGGCTGCGGCTTCGGCTGGTTTTGCCGTTTTGCCAGGCAGAGCGGGGCGGCCAGCGTACACGGCATCGACGTCTCGGAGAAAATGCTTTCGCGGGCAAAGGCCGATACGAAGGATGCGGGTATCGCTTACTTCAAAACGGACCTGGAGTCGGTTGAACTGAGGCCGAACCGCTACGACGCTGCATACAGTTCGCTCGTGTTTCATTATATTGCCGACTTGCGCGGGCTGTTGGCGAAAATATATGCCTCGCTGAAGCCGGAAGGCCGTCTGGTCTGCTCGGTCGAGCATCCGATCTACACGGCGTCCGCCGCGCCGCAGTGGATCCGGCATCCCGCCGGTTTCCGGACGTGGCCGGTCGACGGCTATCAGCGGGAGGAGGCGCGCACGACGAATTGGCTCGCCGAAGGCTTCACCAAGCAGCACCGGACGTTCGGCACGTATATCAATCTGCTTGTCGGAACCGGATTTACGATCGAACGCGTGGTCGATTGGGCTCCTTCCGCCGGCCAGCTTGCCGAGCATCCCGAGTGGGAAGAGGAGCTTGACCGGCCGATGTTTCTGCTGATGTCGGCGCGGCGCTTGTCCGACTGA
- the nagA gene encoding N-acetylglucosamine-6-phosphate deacetylase, translating to MTACVIRNVRLCSDSDPIPGSVRIQDGKIAAAVTGPGGLPETADMVLDGGGCLLIPGMIDVHIHGADGFDMMDGTAESVEAVSRACARSGCTSFLATSVTSSVEDLLAMIGSVSRTIGREPGARIAGLHLEGPYLNAKRKGMQNERFLRHPDAEEMETILRAAGSLVRMVTLAPELPGGLDMVRFLHDRGIIAAVAHSDATYEEAKEAFRIGASHVTHCFNGMRPIHHRDPGMVVAAMEEPHVSVQAIVDDVHLHPAVVRLLFREKGPDKMVLITDALQAMGMGDGTYLFGGHRVTVSQGVATLADGTLASSTVTMNEALAKTVRAGIPLRDAVAMASRTPADLLGLAAKGRIAPGADADLALLDDEYGVVWTMVGGEIVYRR from the coding sequence ATGACTGCATGTGTAATTCGCAACGTACGCCTCTGTTCCGATTCGGATCCGATACCGGGAAGCGTACGGATCCAAGACGGGAAAATTGCTGCCGCCGTCACCGGACCAGGCGGCTTGCCCGAAACGGCGGACATGGTGCTCGACGGCGGCGGATGCCTGCTCATTCCGGGCATGATCGACGTTCATATTCACGGTGCCGACGGCTTCGACATGATGGACGGCACGGCGGAGAGCGTCGAAGCCGTTTCCCGGGCGTGCGCCCGTTCCGGGTGCACCTCCTTCCTCGCCACCTCCGTCACGTCTTCGGTCGAGGACCTGCTGGCCATGATCGGCAGCGTATCGCGAACGATCGGCCGCGAACCCGGCGCGCGCATCGCCGGGCTCCATCTGGAGGGCCCGTACTTGAACGCGAAGCGCAAGGGGATGCAGAACGAGCGGTTTTTGCGGCATCCCGATGCGGAGGAGATGGAAACGATTTTGCGCGCGGCCGGATCGCTTGTGCGCATGGTTACGCTGGCGCCGGAGCTTCCCGGCGGGCTTGACATGGTCCGCTTCCTGCACGACCGCGGCATTATCGCAGCCGTCGCGCATTCCGACGCGACCTATGAGGAAGCGAAGGAAGCGTTCCGCATCGGGGCAAGCCATGTCACCCACTGCTTCAACGGCATGCGCCCGATTCACCACCGGGACCCCGGCATGGTCGTCGCCGCGATGGAGGAGCCGCACGTCAGCGTGCAGGCGATCGTGGACGACGTCCACCTGCATCCCGCGGTCGTGCGCCTGCTGTTTAGAGAGAAGGGTCCGGACAAAATGGTGCTGATTACCGACGCGCTGCAGGCAATGGGCATGGGCGACGGCACTTACCTGTTCGGCGGACACCGGGTGACGGTCTCGCAGGGCGTCGCCACGCTGGCCGACGGAACGCTGGCATCCAGCACCGTCACGATGAACGAAGCGCTGGCCAAAACGGTGCGTGCCGGCATACCGCTGCGGGACGCCGTCGCGATGGCGTCCCGCACGCCGGCCGATCTGCTCGGCCTTGCGGCCAAAGGCCGTATCGCCCCAGGCGCGGATGCGGATCTGGCGCTGCTGGACGATGAGTATGGGGTCGTCTGGACGATGGTTGGCGGGGAAATCGTTTACCGGAGATAA
- a CDS encoding AraC family transcriptional regulator yields MERLKLTKSFAFIPIVGSPEEHDLHVHDCLEIGVLLKHELTYRFGGSLYHGRPGDVFLCRPFEPHWSYAQPDRPFEAVLILFTPSAVRAVPGGSRLLVPFYAGRGVAPRIPASSVHAQRIRELTEAAISAQQRGDAAAETRQFAALIAILLHVSDYAADTLASGDAQPPPQTEVADSIGYILDHYREPLDGDSLVRRSGMGKTRFFEQFRTLTGLSPHDFIVQLRVQHAMDLLRTSERTVIEISDDSGFQSLSAFNKQFKAYCGMSPREYRNGK; encoded by the coding sequence GTGGAACGGCTGAAGTTGACCAAATCGTTTGCCTTTATCCCGATTGTGGGCTCGCCCGAGGAGCACGATCTGCACGTGCACGACTGCCTGGAAATCGGGGTGCTGCTAAAGCACGAGCTGACCTACCGCTTCGGCGGCAGCCTCTACCATGGACGGCCGGGGGACGTGTTTCTGTGCCGCCCGTTCGAGCCGCATTGGAGCTACGCGCAGCCGGACCGCCCGTTCGAGGCCGTCCTGATCCTGTTCACGCCTTCGGCGGTTCGGGCCGTGCCCGGCGGAAGCCGGCTGCTCGTGCCGTTCTATGCCGGCCGCGGCGTCGCTCCGCGCATCCCCGCTTCCTCCGTTCACGCACAGCGCATCCGGGAGCTGACCGAGGCCGCAATATCCGCGCAGCAGCGGGGAGACGCGGCGGCGGAAACCCGGCAGTTTGCCGCGCTGATCGCCATTTTGCTGCATGTTAGCGATTATGCGGCGGACACGCTCGCATCCGGGGACGCGCAGCCGCCGCCGCAGACGGAAGTCGCGGATTCCATCGGCTATATATTGGACCACTACCGGGAGCCGCTGGACGGTGACTCGCTGGTCCGCCGGTCGGGCATGGGCAAAACCCGGTTTTTCGAGCAGTTTCGAACGCTTACGGGGCTGTCGCCGCACGATTTTATCGTGCAGCTGCGCGTGCAGCACGCGATGGATCTTCTCCGGACAAGCGAGCGGACCGTGATCGAGATTTCGGACGATAGCGGCTTTCAGTCGCTAAGCGCCTTCAATAAGCAGTTCAAAGCATACTGCGGGATGTCGCCGCGGGAGTACCGGAACGGCAAATAA
- a CDS encoding Gfo/Idh/MocA family protein: MRLYLIGAGVIARTHAEAAAKLPEPAEIRVADPSPAALAAFSEKFPDAVRFPDAAAMLGAEEAREDDIVIVATPPFAHLEPVKLAFRSGRHVLCEKPLAMNDNEAAEMLRAAEQAGRKLGCCSVRFKGMAHMEAVKKAVDSGVLGEIYHVGFVHKSARSRAGIEYQPASRWFLDSSKSGGGILIDWGPYDFATLIDVLQPAEIKFNAAWLRQPETEADPRDVVFDVETHAGAFLTFRGAGGPVHVNYERASCAHGEEYARAEIEGTSGAVRWSPFDSRQPVYIRYDKDGQIVEERVETGPPGPLTVMDNPLHHFYRELHGGSAYANVDARAVDHFRCLSAFYACAESGREVTVAIAPAKEESK; encoded by the coding sequence ATGCGACTTTATTTGATTGGAGCGGGCGTCATTGCCCGTACGCATGCGGAAGCGGCGGCCAAGCTGCCGGAGCCGGCCGAGATCCGCGTCGCCGACCCGAGTCCGGCCGCGCTGGCGGCATTCTCCGAGAAGTTCCCGGACGCCGTTCGGTTCCCGGATGCGGCTGCCATGCTGGGTGCGGAGGAAGCCCGCGAGGACGATATCGTCATCGTGGCGACGCCGCCTTTTGCCCATTTGGAGCCGGTGAAGCTGGCGTTCCGGTCCGGCCGTCATGTGCTGTGCGAGAAGCCGCTCGCGATGAACGACAACGAGGCGGCGGAAATGCTACGAGCCGCAGAGCAAGCCGGCAGGAAGCTCGGCTGCTGCAGCGTCCGCTTTAAGGGCATGGCCCATATGGAAGCGGTGAAAAAAGCGGTGGATTCCGGCGTATTGGGGGAGATTTACCATGTCGGCTTCGTGCATAAAAGCGCCCGCAGCCGGGCCGGGATCGAATACCAGCCGGCAAGCCGATGGTTCCTCGACTCGTCCAAAAGCGGCGGCGGCATTCTGATCGATTGGGGACCGTACGATTTCGCGACGCTTATCGACGTGCTGCAGCCGGCGGAAATCAAGTTCAACGCCGCATGGCTGCGCCAGCCGGAGACGGAGGCCGATCCCCGCGACGTCGTCTTCGATGTGGAAACCCATGCAGGCGCCTTCCTGACGTTCCGGGGAGCGGGCGGTCCCGTTCACGTCAACTACGAGCGCGCGTCGTGCGCGCACGGCGAAGAATACGCCCGCGCAGAGATCGAAGGGACGAGCGGGGCGGTGCGCTGGAGCCCGTTCGACTCCAGGCAGCCCGTGTATATCCGGTACGACAAGGACGGTCAAATTGTGGAGGAGCGGGTGGAAACGGGCCCGCCCGGACCGCTGACCGTCATGGATAACCCGCTCCATCACTTTTACCGGGAGCTGCACGGCGGTTCGGCTTATGCGAACGTCGATGCGCGCGCGGTCGATCATTTTCGCTGCTTGTCCGCGTTTTACGCCTGCGCGGAAAGCGGCCGGGAGGTCACCGTCGCGATTGCGCCTGCCAAGGAGGAATCGAAGTGA
- a CDS encoding sugar phosphate isomerase/epimerase family protein gives MNVRGYSSNLYGWTERWKADGRAEDDKEIFRACAEAGLDAVEIDADPGRLGLLREFGLSVSAAYIGLQLHEAYDPLEAAVLPVAERLAAAGGTDLLVNADPYGGWKQPLPKPEDLVKRQGESLSRLAEQTARMGLRLCLHNHAADRHNAEADLRSVVRYAEPAVGLCVDTGWAHVAGCDPVDWVRTYPERIRAVHLRNQRGTVPAEDLTEGEIDLRAFAGALGAADYSGWMALELWHPQETKPLRSMEEDVRRSIAYLKSLIG, from the coding sequence GTGAACGTGCGGGGCTACTCATCCAATCTGTACGGCTGGACGGAACGCTGGAAAGCGGACGGCAGGGCGGAAGACGATAAGGAGATTTTCCGGGCTTGCGCCGAAGCGGGGCTGGATGCCGTCGAAATCGACGCCGATCCCGGCCGGCTTGGGCTGCTGAGGGAGTTCGGCCTGAGCGTCTCCGCCGCTTACATCGGCCTTCAGCTTCATGAGGCGTATGACCCGCTGGAGGCGGCGGTGCTTCCTGTCGCGGAAAGGCTTGCCGCCGCGGGCGGAACCGACCTGCTCGTCAATGCCGATCCGTACGGCGGCTGGAAGCAGCCGCTCCCGAAGCCCGAGGACCTCGTCAAGCGGCAGGGGGAGAGCCTGTCCAGGCTGGCTGAACAGACAGCCCGTATGGGACTTCGGCTCTGCCTGCACAACCACGCGGCGGACCGTCACAACGCCGAGGCCGACCTTCGCTCGGTCGTCCGGTACGCCGAGCCTGCGGTCGGCCTGTGCGTCGATACCGGCTGGGCGCACGTAGCGGGCTGCGATCCGGTCGATTGGGTGCGAACGTATCCGGAGCGGATCCGGGCGGTCCATTTGCGCAATCAGCGGGGAACGGTGCCGGCAGAAGATTTGACGGAGGGGGAAATCGACCTCCGGGCTTTCGCCGGCGCCCTCGGCGCGGCGGATTACTCGGGCTGGATGGCGCTGGAGCTGTGGCACCCGCAGGAAACCAAGCCGCTCCGGTCGATGGAGGAGGATGTGCGCCGTTCGATCGCTTATTTGAAAAGTCTGATCGGTTAG
- a CDS encoding DUF6143 family protein yields the protein MNSRDPANVVDITNPFFKSLQGKYFLGEADSLPATNDNYTWAGLANPAQSGVTVYLNQFVISNMSEAPMLSKTWFCTAIPSGGSVSMQVTNANLTLRPMPEPRGQIQFGPSINPAQVAGKPVATRTVPPFVSVSGEKQGYWIIGPGTAIVFTFLSQSETPAQVVLSVGWWEEPSGYY from the coding sequence GTGAACTCACGCGATCCGGCAAATGTGGTGGACATTACAAACCCGTTTTTCAAATCGCTGCAGGGCAAGTATTTTTTGGGAGAAGCGGACTCGCTTCCCGCAACGAACGACAATTACACGTGGGCGGGACTGGCGAATCCCGCGCAATCGGGCGTTACCGTTTATTTGAACCAGTTCGTGATCAGTAACATGTCGGAGGCGCCGATGCTGTCGAAAACGTGGTTTTGCACCGCGATTCCGTCCGGCGGCTCGGTCTCCATGCAGGTTACGAACGCCAATCTCACCCTGCGGCCGATGCCCGAGCCCCGGGGTCAAATTCAGTTCGGTCCGAGCATCAATCCCGCCCAGGTTGCGGGCAAGCCGGTCGCCACGCGAACGGTTCCCCCGTTCGTATCGGTGTCGGGCGAGAAGCAGGGCTACTGGATCATCGGTCCCGGAACCGCCATTGTGTTCACCTTCCTGTCGCAGTCGGAAACGCCCGCTCAGGTTGTGCTGTCCGTCGGGTGGTGGGAGGAGCCGTCCGGCTATTATTAA
- a CDS encoding D-lyxose/D-mannose family sugar isomerase, which produces MNRSEVRRAQARTEELFDKAGIVLTEEEKAAIEVADFGLGQLNAQGLELITYINTNRYCAKELALFPGQTCPEHLHPPVDGQPGKMETFRCRAGYVLLYVEGEPAASPKAKLPAGSEAHYTVFREIELYPGQQFTIPPGTKHWFQGGPEGAIVSEFSSTSRDEFDIFTDPNIVRVPVIAEED; this is translated from the coding sequence ATGAACAGGAGCGAGGTGCGGCGCGCACAGGCGAGAACAGAGGAGCTGTTCGACAAAGCGGGCATCGTGCTGACCGAAGAAGAGAAGGCTGCGATCGAGGTCGCCGATTTCGGACTGGGACAGCTCAATGCGCAAGGGCTGGAGCTCATCACGTACATCAACACGAACCGGTACTGCGCGAAGGAGCTTGCGCTGTTCCCCGGGCAGACATGTCCGGAGCATTTGCACCCGCCGGTGGACGGGCAGCCCGGCAAAATGGAGACGTTTCGGTGCAGGGCCGGCTATGTGCTGCTGTATGTAGAAGGAGAGCCGGCGGCTTCGCCCAAGGCGAAGCTTCCCGCGGGAAGCGAGGCGCATTATACCGTGTTCCGCGAGATCGAGCTGTATCCCGGCCAGCAGTTCACCATTCCGCCGGGGACGAAGCATTGGTTTCAAGGCGGACCGGAAGGCGCAATCGTGTCGGAGTTTTCCAGCACGAGCCGCGACGAGTTCGATATTTTCACCGATCCGAACATCGTCCGCGTGCCGGTCATCGCGGAAGAGGATTGA
- a CDS encoding LTA synthase family protein, whose amino-acid sequence MLTNLRWSRLLRKPFVFFSILMALKLLLVWSVVFHSTSGGFGMMFLTGIPSVWFLFCLIESFAYRKKLIVYLAVDLLVTIIYFAVIMYYKYFGVIVTFHELRQVNQVSEVNSSVVSLLDPYYLFIFTDIVLLLALIIFSRRFRAWGRSLSVREGRSWFAAGQVLALVACGLVILPFRDDMNEFQQAQDMGVLNYEAYAAFAPSKDMKIAAESVTPAMVKQEKGITDPAQPAFWQAAKGKNVIIIQLEAFQNFLINLKLDGKEITPNMNKLVNDSFYFPHFFQQVGQGNTADAEYVVNTSMYVPPNGAASEVYADKALPSMPKTFAAHGYQTATFHTNDVIFWNRDQLYKALGWGKYYDDHFFGHSDQVMLGSSDEVLYAKTSDELAKMQQTGKPFYVQLISMSGHHPFRIPERKFKMELPARFKGTLVGDYIQAQNYADFALGQFIDELKKNGVWDNSVVVLYGDHQGLPVYSLNSTEKKLMDGIYKRSYGVPDMMNIPLVIHVPNEKPQTFTQIGGQSDIYPTIANLVGIPLKDQVIFGEDLLNHTGNVLPERYYLPSGSFISAKGAFEPGAGYTDGKTFPLNGGTVAKPLESKDVYDRALKLVSMSDGYVASLPEWDTPGGKSAAAQGH is encoded by the coding sequence ATGTTGACAAACCTTCGATGGAGCCGGCTTCTGCGGAAGCCGTTCGTTTTTTTCTCGATCCTGATGGCTTTGAAGCTGCTGCTCGTATGGAGCGTCGTCTTTCATTCCACATCGGGCGGCTTCGGCATGATGTTCCTGACCGGCATCCCGTCCGTCTGGTTTCTGTTCTGCTTGATCGAAAGCTTCGCCTACCGCAAGAAGCTGATCGTCTATCTGGCCGTCGATCTGCTCGTGACGATTATTTATTTTGCGGTCATCATGTATTACAAATATTTCGGCGTCATCGTCACTTTCCACGAGCTTCGCCAGGTGAACCAGGTATCGGAGGTCAATAGCAGCGTCGTTTCGCTGCTCGACCCGTATTATCTGTTCATCTTTACCGACATCGTCCTGCTGCTCGCCCTGATCATCTTCAGCCGGCGCTTTCGCGCCTGGGGGCGCAGCTTGTCCGTACGCGAAGGCCGCAGCTGGTTTGCGGCCGGTCAGGTGCTTGCGCTCGTCGCCTGCGGGCTCGTCATCCTCCCTTTCCGGGACGATATGAACGAATTCCAGCAGGCGCAGGATATGGGCGTCCTCAACTACGAGGCATACGCCGCTTTCGCTCCATCCAAAGACATGAAAATCGCCGCCGAATCGGTCACGCCGGCCATGGTCAAACAGGAGAAAGGCATTACGGATCCGGCGCAGCCGGCCTTCTGGCAGGCGGCGAAAGGCAAGAACGTCATCATCATTCAGCTGGAGGCGTTCCAAAATTTTCTGATCAACCTGAAGCTCGACGGCAAAGAAATTACGCCCAACATGAATAAGCTCGTGAACGACTCATTTTATTTCCCCCATTTCTTCCAGCAGGTCGGACAGGGAAATACGGCCGACGCCGAATACGTCGTCAACACGTCGATGTACGTTCCGCCGAACGGCGCGGCTTCCGAGGTATACGCCGACAAGGCGCTTCCCAGCATGCCGAAGACGTTTGCCGCGCACGGCTACCAAACGGCGACGTTCCATACAAACGACGTCATTTTCTGGAACCGGGACCAGCTGTACAAAGCGCTCGGCTGGGGCAAATATTACGACGACCATTTTTTCGGCCACAGCGATCAGGTCATGCTCGGCTCCTCCGACGAGGTGCTGTACGCCAAGACGTCCGACGAGCTGGCGAAAATGCAGCAAACCGGCAAGCCGTTCTACGTCCAGCTCATCTCGATGTCCGGCCATCATCCGTTCCGCATTCCGGAGCGCAAATTCAAAATGGAGCTGCCGGCGCGCTTCAAGGGTACGCTGGTCGGGGATTATATTCAGGCGCAAAATTACGCCGATTTCGCGCTTGGCCAGTTCATCGACGAATTAAAGAAAAACGGCGTCTGGGACAACAGCGTCGTCGTCTTGTACGGCGACCATCAAGGCCTGCCCGTCTATTCGCTGAACAGCACGGAGAAAAAGCTGATGGACGGCATTTACAAACGCAGCTACGGCGTTCCCGACATGATGAACATTCCGCTCGTCATCCACGTACCGAACGAGAAGCCGCAAACGTTCACGCAAATCGGCGGCCAGTCGGACATCTATCCGACGATCGCGAATCTGGTCGGGATTCCGCTCAAGGACCAGGTTATTTTCGGGGAGGATTTGCTGAACCATACCGGCAACGTGCTGCCGGAGCGTTATTATTTGCCCTCCGGCTCGTTCATTTCCGCCAAAGGCGCCTTCGAGCCGGGCGCCGGCTATACGGACGGCAAAACGTTCCCGCTGAACGGCGGAACCGTCGCGAAGCCGCTTGAATCCAAGGATGTGTACGACCGGGCGCTCAAGCTGGTCAGCATGTCCGACGGCTACGTCGCCTCGCTGCCGGAATGGGACACGCCGGGCGGCAAGAGCGCTGCAGCGCAAGGCCATTGA
- a CDS encoding TIGR03943 family putative permease subunit, giving the protein MIRLYILAGLAFMILQLHLSGNLDKYINMKFAYLSESAIVLLILFFIFEFVRQYRKERAQKRSGAHTHDGEQGHSEGHAHGFDGEHSHSHHDGHAHAHGHSHHESRLKRALTYSILIFPIATGIFLPVQTLDSSFVKAKGFSFPSLDVSSDNPGFHQFLKPDTSVFYGKANYRKVSQQELSGFTGKQQVSLNDTDYLTGLEAIYNYPDDFMGRTLGFDGFIYKGEQVDNDHYFVFRFGFIHCVADSGVFGMLVEFPKGTVLKDDTWVHVSGTLTSELYQPFKQTIPVLKTTAWKEIAAPSDPYVYRTF; this is encoded by the coding sequence TTGATCCGGCTCTATATTTTGGCAGGCTTGGCCTTTATGATTCTGCAGCTGCATTTAAGCGGAAATCTGGACAAATACATTAATATGAAATTCGCCTATTTGTCGGAAAGCGCTATCGTGCTGCTCATTTTGTTTTTCATTTTCGAATTTGTGCGGCAGTATCGAAAGGAACGGGCGCAAAAACGGTCCGGCGCGCATACGCACGATGGAGAGCAAGGCCATTCAGAAGGTCATGCGCACGGTTTCGATGGCGAGCACAGCCATTCGCACCATGACGGTCATGCGCATGCGCACGGCCATTCGCATCATGAATCCAGGCTCAAACGGGCGCTGACATACTCGATCCTGATTTTTCCGATTGCGACCGGCATCTTCCTCCCGGTGCAGACGCTGGACTCGAGCTTCGTCAAAGCCAAAGGGTTCTCATTCCCGAGTCTGGACGTGTCGTCGGACAATCCGGGATTTCATCAGTTTTTGAAGCCGGATACGAGCGTGTTTTACGGCAAAGCGAACTACCGCAAGGTGTCGCAGCAGGAGCTGTCGGGCTTCACCGGGAAGCAGCAGGTCAGCTTAAACGATACGGATTATTTGACCGGCCTGGAGGCGATTTATAATTATCCGGACGATTTTATGGGAAGAACGCTCGGGTTCGACGGGTTCATTTATAAAGGCGAGCAGGTGGACAATGACCATTATTTCGTGTTCCGTTTCGGGTTCATCCACTGCGTCGCGGATTCCGGCGTGTTTGGCATGCTCGTTGAATTTCCGAAGGGGACCGTGCTGAAGGACGATACGTGGGTTCACGTTTCCGGCACGCTGACCTCGGAGCTGTACCAGCCGTTCAAACAAACGATTCCCGTGCTGAAGACGACCGCTTGGAAGGAAATCGCAGCGCCGTCCGATCCGTATGTCTACCGAACTTTTTAA